The Zea mays cultivar B73 unplaced genomic scaffold, Zm-B73-REFERENCE-NAM-5.0 scaffold_664, whole genome shotgun sequence genome has a window encoding:
- the LOC118475796 gene encoding uncharacterized protein yields MTNLVLSTVCTKLLCTNAHLGRRVAAHHLKVYIRCFRNGIAILDSDKTLICLRNALDFVGYLICQKSRSFFLKTKNLFIYSIMAKMWSCINDSQWKIGAFFTNSYANPKKFRSRNNKIYFGLNRQPDCVVILHPDRKSSVILEADRSQIPIASLVDSTIPWKLDKRINYSIPANDPMRLVYLFRNSITKTVILERKRITAKNRTPRSHLSSCTEKSAAGIIIHSREVSSWAELGSELLPVVANYLQIYSEGAVPQPQGGAAQVVQGTPTPAPQEAPLPSIVPPSCYSLTGYVEDWVACNPTFMSDALNENMMGRGSLVHSSGFPAASGSGPSLNPAVASTPSSSFFQGVGSALEAAAAPAEPGEEVQQGAIEALNVAALPGVPQDELFGAMEQNLGTARPSSGSSGPACSSNSSRY; encoded by the coding sequence ATGACAAATCTGGTCCTTTCAACTGTCTGTACTAAATTACTTTGTACGAATGCACATCTCGGCCGTCGGGTAGCTGCTCACCATTTAAAAGTATATATCCGTTGTTTCAGAAATGGAATTGCTATTCTCGATTCAGACAAGACACTGATTTGTTTACGAAACGCTCTTGATTTTGTAGGATATCTCATTTGTCAAAAAAGCCGTTCCTTCTTTTTAAAGACGAAGAATTTATTTATATATTCGATAATGGCAAAAATGTGGAGCTGTATCAATGATTCTCAATGGAAGATCGGGGCTTTTTTTACCAATTCTTATGCTAATCCTAAGAAATTCCGTTCAAGAAACAATAAAATCTATTTTGGGTTGAACCGACAACCTGATTGTGTGGTTATTCTTCATCCAGATAGAAAGTCATCGGTCATACTGGAAGCTGATCGATCACAAATACCTATTGCATCCTTAGTTGATTCTACGATCCCATGGAAATTAGATAAAAGAATCAATTATTCCATCCCTGCGAATGATCCTATGCGGCTCGTATATCTATTTCGTAATTCGATCACGAAAACTGTGATTCTTGAACGGAAAAGAATCACTGCAAAGAACAGAACACCTCGTTCCCATTTATCTTCTTGTACGGAGAAGTCCGCCGCTGGAATAATAATCCACTCCAGAGAAGTTTCTTCTTGGGCGGAGTTAGGATCTGAACTTCTCCCTGTAGTGGCCAACTACTTGCAAATTTATAGCGAAGGTGCAGTACCGCAGCCACAAGGGGGGGCAGCCCAAGTAGTTCAGGGGACGCCAACGCCAGCCCCACAAGAGGCCCCCCTACCCTCAATTGTGCCACCTTCTTGTTACTCGCTGACCGGGTATGTGGAGGATTGGGTTGCTTGCAATCCGACTTTCATGAGTGATGCTTTAAATGAGAATATGATGGGTCGGGGCTCTTTAGTTCACTCCTCTGGCTTTCCAGCAGCTTCAGGTAGCGGGCCCTCCCTTAACCCTGCTGTGGCCTCTACCCCCTCCTCGTCGTTTTTCCAAGGGGTTGGTTCTGCTTTGGAGGCCGCCGCGGCACCGGCGGAACCCGGGGAGGAAGTTCAGCAGGGGGCCATTGAGGCTCTAAATGTCGCTGCGCTTCCCGGTGTTCCTCAGGATGAGCTGTTTGGAGCCATGGAGCAAAACCTCGGGACAGCCCGCCCTTCCTCAGGTTCCAGCGGCCCCGCCTGCAGCTCCAATTCATCAAGATATTGA